A genomic region of Carassius carassius chromosome 27, fCarCar2.1, whole genome shotgun sequence contains the following coding sequences:
- the LOC132107329 gene encoding claudin-20-like, whose protein sequence is MPSSTMQIFAFILAVLGVVSATVATLLPNWKVSADVGSNIMTAISQMQGLWMDCTWYSTGVFSCSLKSSVLALPAYLQTARTTMVLSCMMATMGLCLAALGLKCTRWGGSYRSKGHTAISAGACFVIAGVLCLVPASWFTNEVITTFMDSKVPKSSKYEPGTAVYVAFVSAGFLLAAGVIFCLSCPGRRGGPLDLGSSHPDKPKQLKLRQQQPTRNQQKQQHREQHSQTEPLEQEQSHRDKLHQENLQADDRQQEKSVLDRLNLEKDKQYHSPSRTRNQDAKAVYCLHDYV, encoded by the coding sequence ATGCCATCCTCCACCATGCAAATATTTGCCTTCATTCTGGCGGTACTGGGAGTCGTGAGTGCCACAGTGGCCACACTGCTACCCAACTGGAAAGTGAGCGCAGATGTGGGCTCCAACATCATGACTGCCATCTCGCAGATGCAGGGGCTATGGATGGACTGCACCTGGTACAGCACCGGAGTCTTCAGCTGCTCGCTTAAGTCCTCGGTGCTGGCGTTGCCGGCTTATCTCCAGACTGCACGCACCACTATGGTGCTTTCCTGCATGATGGCGACAATGGGACTCTGTCTGGCCGCCCTAGGGCTGAAATGTACTCGCTGGGGTGGCAGCTATCGCTCTAAGGGACATACAGCGATTTCCGCAGGGGCTTGCTTCGTCATAGCAGGGGTCCTGTGTCTGGTGCCTGCATCCTGGTTCACCAATGAGGTCATCACTACGTTTATGGACTCCAAAGTGCCCAAAAGCAGCAAGTACGAACCAGGTACGGCGGTGTATGTGGCATTTGTGTCGGCAGGATTCCTTTTAGCCGCAGGCGTAATATTTTGCTTATCATGTCCTGGAAGAAGAGGCGGTCCATTGGATTTGGGCTCGTCCCACCCCGACAAGCCAAAACAGCTGAAGCTGCGCCAGCAGCAGCCGACCCGCAACCAACAGAAACAGCAGCACCGCGAACAGCACAGTCAGACTGAACCACTGGAACAAGAGCAGTCACATCGAGATAAACTACACCAGGAAAATCTACAAGCGGACGATCGTCAGCAAGAGAAGTCAGTGCTGGACAGGTTGAACCTGGAGAAGGACAAGCAGTACCACTCCCCATCCAGAACCCGAAATCAAGACGCCAAGGCTGTCTATTGTCTGCACGACTACGTGTAA
- the LOC132107330 gene encoding uncharacterized protein LOC132107330 — protein MIMSTIPIGFPESAVQSSSSELSDEFTAALAAGRWWAIMEVSSPISEEPEYGDLTSLRFPHSGFSESTLNTKESWRQKKTQSTPMPPRYLKGAPVPAFAEKRDHTSSLVFNNASEKAVSLHSGFSDAKLKTTEQQRKWRQKKPQGPPVLAGSEKVECGNSLKTTKQVRQQWRQNKPQGSPVLAGSEKAEYGNSLKTTKQVRQEWRQKKPQGPTVPGDSPHGHPVPTRSQQRGKIRIPEHLRQHLLQAANELGATVPARSPQGPPVPTKSLQIEPVPASKVQNLNTPEPLRQELQQKKPQASSHKGARVLNKTPERQWLKIPEPLRPELLQLSYRASSVKGELVPQKTQEKQRLKMPEPLKQELLQVSSRASTEKGAPVPQKIQERQRLKIPERLRQELLQKPQASPAEGKPMSSKSPKEAPLSDRNPVHTGGSQGSGVLSSSPLPTGCLKEAAVPTKTMKAEKRRLAEH, from the coding sequence ATGATTATGTCAACCATCCCCATCGGTTTTCCTGAGAGTGCAGTGCAGTCCTCATCTTCTGAGCTCTCAGATGAGTTCACCGCTGCCCTCGCTGCAGGACGGTGGTGGGCAATAATGGAGGTCTCCTCTCCTATATCTGAGGAGCCTGAATATGGGGACCTAACCTCACTCAGGTTCCCGCACTCAGGCTTCTCAGAATCAACACTGAATACCAAGGAATCTTGGAGGCAGAAGAAGACACAGAGTACACCCATGCCTCCCAGGTACCTAAAGGGAGCACCTGTGCCTGCCTTTGCTGAGAAGAGGGACCACACCTCATCACTGGTCTTCAACAATGCATCGGAGAAGGCTGTGTCTCTGCACTCAGGCTTCTCAGATGCAAAGCTCAAGACCACGGAGCAACAGAGGAAGTGGAGGCAGAAGAAGCCACAGGGACCACCTGTGCTTGCTGGGTCTGAGAAGGTTGAGTGTGGGAACTCACTGAAGACCACTAAGCAGGTGAGGCAACAGTGGAGACAGAATAAGCCTCAGGGATCGCCTGTGCTTGCTGGGTCTGAGAAGGCTGAGTATGGGAACTCATTGAAGACCACTAAGCAGGTGAGGCAAGAGTGGAGACAGAAGAAGCCTCAGGGACCAACTGTGCCTGGTGACTCCCCCCATGGACATCCTGTGCCCACTCGGTCCCAACAACGTGGAAAAATCAGGATCCCTGAGCATCTGAGGCAGCACCTGCTACAGGCCGCCAATGAACTGGGAGCAACTGTGCCTGCTAGGTCCCCACAGGGACCACCAGTTCCTACAAAGTCTCTACAGATAGAACCTGTGCCTGCCTCAAAGGTGCAAAATTTAAATACCCCTGAGCCACTAAGGCAGGAGCTACAGCAGAAGAAGCCTCAAGCCTCTTCTCACAAGGGAGCACGTGTACTCAACAAGACCCCGGAGAGGCAATGGCTAAAAATCCCTGAGCCGCTGAGGCCGGAGCTGCTGCAGCTGTCTTACCGAGCCTCATCAGTAAAGGGAGAACTTGTTCCCCAAAAGACCCAGGAAAAGCAGAGGCTCAAGATGCCTGAGCCATTAAAGCAGGAGCTGCTGCAGGTGTCATCTAGAGCCTCTACTGAAAAGGGAGCACCTGTGCCTCAAAAGATCCAGGAGAGGCAGAGGCTCAAGATACCTGAGCGGCTGAGGCAGGAACTGCTCCAGAAGCCTCAAGCCTCTCCTGCAGAGGGTAAACCCATGTCTTCCAAGTCCCCAAAGGAAGCACCTTTATCTGACAGGAACCCTGTTCATACCGGGGGCTCACAGGGATCAGGAGTGCTCTCCAGTTCTCCACTGCCCACTGGGTGTCTGAAGGAAGCAGCAGTACCCACCAAAACCATGAAGGCAGAAAAACGGAGGCTTGCTGAGCACTGA
- the LOC132107333 gene encoding gastrula zinc finger protein XlCGF57.1-like, which translates to MLVHAGIKPFTCSECGKSFTQRKRLTVHVRIHSSEKPFSCSQCGNTFKLKSSLIYHMLVHAGIKPFTCSECGRSFTQKKRLDEHVRIHSSEKPFTCSECGRSFTQKKQLNVHVRIHSSEKPFSCSQCGNTFKLKRSLKYHMLVHAGIKPFTCSECGRSFTQKKRLTVHVRIHSSEKPFNCSQCGKSFKLKSSLIYHMLVHAGIKPFTCSECGRSFTQRKRLTVHVRIHSSEKPFSCSQCGNTFKLKRSLKYHMLVHAGIKPFTCSECGRSFTQKKRLTVHVRIHSSEKPFNCSQCGKSFKLKSSLIYHMLVHAGIKPFTCSECGRSFTQRKRLTVHVRIHSSEKPFSCSQCGNTFKLKSSLIYHMLVHAGIKPFTCSECGRSFTQKKRLTVHVRIHSSEKPFNCSQCGKSFTRKASLNDHMIMHTEKNPFNFSQCGKTFKQKRNLMHHMIIHAGKKPFCCSQCGKSFKHKKHLNEHVRIHSSEKPFTCSQCEKSFTRKASLKNHMIIHAGIKSFSCSQCGKSFTQKGSLKNHMFIHSGIKPFVCSQCGKSFIQKFQLKIHLLTHSSEKSFT; encoded by the coding sequence ATGTTAGTTCATGCTGGAATAAAACCTTTCACCTGTTCtgagtgtggaaaaagtttcacgCAGAGAAAACGACTCACTGTGCATGTGCGTATTCACTCTTCTGAAaaacctttcagctgctctcagtgtggaaacactttCAAACTGAAAAGTAGTCTTATTTACCACATGTTAGTTCATGCTGGAATAAAACCATTCACCTGCTCTGAGTGTGGAAGGAGTTTCACTCAGAAAAAACGACTCGATGAGCATGTGCGTATTCACTCTTCTGAAAAACCTTTCACCTGTTCTGAGTGTGGAAGGAGTTTCACTCAGAAAAAACAACTCAATGTGCATGTGCGTATTCACTCTTCTgaaaagcctttcagctgctctcagtgtggaaacactttCAAACTGAAGAGAAGCCTTAAGTACCACATGTTAGTTCATGCTGGAATAAAACCATTCACCTGCTCTGAGTGTGGAAGGAGTTTCACACAGAAAAAACGACTCACTGTGCATGTGCGTATTCACTCTTCTGAAAAGCCTTTCAACtgttctcagtgtggaaagagtttcaaacTGAAAAGTAGTCTTATTTACCACATGTTAGTTCATGCTGGAATAAAACCATTCACCTGCTCTGAGTGTGGAAGGAGTTTCACGCAGAGAAAACGACTCACTGTGCATGTGCGTATTCACTCTTCTgaaaagcctttcagctgctctcagtgtggaaacactttCAAACTGAAGAGAAGCCTTAAGTACCACATGTTAGTTCATGCTGGAATAAAACCATTCACCTGCTCTGAGTGTGGAAGGAGTTTCACACAGAAAAAACGACTCACTGTGCATGTGCGTATTCACTCTTCTGAAAAGCCTTTCAACtgttctcagtgtggaaagagtttcaaacTGAAAAGTAGTCTTATTTACCACATGTTAGTTCATGCTGGAATAAAACCATTCACCTGCTCTGAGTGTGGAAGGAGTTTCACGCAGAGAAAACGACTCACTGTGCATGTGCGTATTCACTCTTCTGAAaaacctttcagctgctctcagtgtggaaacactttCAAACTGAAAAGTAGTCTTATTTACCACATGTTAGTTCATGCTGGAATAAAACCATTCACCTGCTCTGAGTGTGGAAGGAGTTTCACACAGAAAAAACGACTCACTGTGCATGTGCGTATTCACTCTTCTGAAAAGCCTTTCAACtgttctcagtgtggaaagagtttcacacgtAAAGCAAGCCTTAATGATCACATGATAATGCATACTGAGAAAAATCCTTTCAACttctctcagtgtggaaagacttTCAAACAGAAGAGAAACCTTATGCACCACATGATAATTCATGCTGGAAAAAAGCCTTtctgctgctctcagtgtggaaagagttttaaacacaaaaaacatCTCAATGAGCATGTGCGTATTCACTCTTCAGAAAAGCCTTTCACCTGCtctcagtgtgaaaagagtttCACACGTAAAGCAAGCCTTAAGAATCACATGATAATTCATGCTGGAATAaagtctttcagctgctctcagtgcggaaagagttttacacagaaaGGTAGCCTGAAGAATCACATGTTCATTCACAGTGGAATAAAGCCTTTTGTCTGCtcacagtgtggaaagagtttcattcagaaatttcaaCTCAAGATTCATTTGCTAACTCACTCTTCGGAAAAGTCTTTCACCTGA